The Solanum pennellii chromosome 11, SPENNV200 genome contains a region encoding:
- the LOC107004431 gene encoding TMV resistance protein N-like — protein MASSSSSSESDPCPQRKYKYDVFLSFRGKDTRRNFTSHLYERLDNRGIITFLDDKRLENGDSLSKELVKAIEESQVAVIIFSKNYAESRWCLNELVKIMECNVKDGQLVIPVFYDVDSSHVRNQSGSFADAFTKHKLRYENDDEGIQKVQRWRTALRDAADLKGYDIRDWIESECIGDLVNRISPKLRETSLSYLTDVVGIDAHLKKLNSLLEMKTNDVRIVWIWGMVGVGKTTIARAIFDLLSSKFKFDGACFLPYNKENKYEIHSLQSILLSKLVGEKKSVHDKEEGRHLMARRLRLKKVLVVLDNIDHEDQLDYLAGDLDWFGNGSRIIATTRDKHFIGKNDAVYPMTTLLEHDAIQLFNQYAFKNEVPDKCFEEITLEVVSHAEGLPLALKVWGSSLHKKDIHVWRSAVDRIKRNSSSKVVENLKVSYDGLEREDQEIFLDIACFLRGKKQTKVKQILESCDFGADDGLRVLIDKSLVFISENDIIQMHELIQEMGKYIVTLQKERGELSRLWLSQDFEKFSNAKIQGTKAIEAIWIPEIQDLSFKKKAMKDVEKLRILYINGFHTHDGSNDQYLPSNLRWFDCCKYPWESLPAKFDPDMLVHLDLQQSSLFHLWTGTKKFPFLRRLVLSRCANLMRTPDFTDMPNLEYLGCSNLEKFPRIRGKLKPEVKIQVQRSGIRKLPSAIIQHQSSLTELDLIGMQNLATLPCSIGELKRLVKLKLSDCSKLKILPEEIGDLENLEILEARCTLISQPPSSIVRLNRLKVLTFAKQKSEVGLENGVYFSFPRVNEGLRSLEHLDLSYCNLINEGLPIDIGCLHCLKALNLRGNNFEHLPQSIARLCALQSLDLLDCKKLTQLPEFPWQLDTIYADWSNDSICNSLFQNISSFQHDICASDSLSLRVFTNEWKNIPRWFHHKGKDKSTSIELPANWYACDNFLGFAVCYSGCLIDTTAQLLCDKMMPCITQYLALSNQSEGFLESAIHFFLVPLAGLWDISKANGKTPNDYRHIKLSFSEEMKEFGLRLLYKDESKLKALCKMTGNNDEPTEHCIVKRRVSSQTLQLLSLWFCRAMACAAAKEFARQLPRLTKQEQETEDVDNVSIFGP, from the exons ATggcatcatcatcttcttcttctgaGAGTGATCCATGTCCTCAACGGAAGTACAAGTACgatgtgtttctaagttttaGAGGCAAAGATACTCGCAGAAATTTTACGAGTCACTTGTATGAACGTTTGGATAACAGGGGAATAATCACCTTTCTAGATGATAAAAGGCTAGAGAATGGTGATTCCCTCTCAAAAGAACTAGTGAAAGCTATAGAAGAGTCTCAAGTTGCCGTAATCATTTTCTCAAAGAATTATGCTGAGTCGAGGTGGTGCTTGAATGAACTAGTGAAGATCATGGAATGCAACGTGAAAGATGGACAATTAGTCATACCAGTCTTCTATGATGTGGATTCATCACATGTTCGAAACCAAAGTGGAAGCTTTGCAGACGCATTTACCAAACACAAATTGAGGtatgagaatgatgatgaaGGAATCCAAAAGGTGCAAAGATGGAGGACTGCTCTAAGAGATGCCGCAGATTTAAAAGGATATGATATCCGCGATTG GATTGAATCTGAATGTATTGGGGATCTTGTTAATAGAATTTCGCCCAAATTACGTGAGACTTCTTTATCTTATTTGACAGATGTTGTGGGAATAGATGCTCATTTAAAGAAACTCAACTCCCTTCTAGAGATGAAAACAAATGATGTTCGGATTGTGTGGATCTGGGGAATGGTGGGAGTTGGTAAAACGACTATAGCTAGAGCTATTTTTGATTTACTCTCatctaaatttaaatttgacgGGGCTTGTTTCCTTCCGTACAATAAAGAAAACAAGTATGAAATACATTCTCTGCAAAGTATTCTTCTCTCTAAACTGGTTGGGGAAAAAAAAAGTGTGCATGATAAGGAGGAAGGGAGGCACCTGATGGCTCGTAGACTTCGTTTGAAGAAGGTTCTAGTTGTGCTTGATAACATAGATCATGAAGACCAATTGGATTACCTTGCAGGGGATCTTGATTGGTTTGGTAATGGCAGCAGAATTATTGCAACAACTAGGGACAAACATTTCATAGGGAAAAACGATGCTGTATATCCTATGACTACACTACTTGAACATGATGCTATTCAGTTGTTCAACCAATATGCTTTCAAAAATGAAGTTCCAGATAAGTGTTTCGAGGAGATAACGTTGGAGGTAGTAAGTCATGCAGAAGGCCTTCCTTTAGCCCTGAAAGTGTGGGGTTCTTCCTTACATAAGAAGGATATACATGTGTGGAGAAGTGCTGTTGATCGAATAAAGAGGAACTCTAGTTCAAAAGTTGTTGAAAACCTCAAAGTAAGTTATGATGGGTTGGAGCGTGAAGATCAAGAGATATTTCTAGACATTGCATGCTTCTTAAGAGGGAAAAAACAAACCAAAGTCAAGCAAATTCTTGAGAGCTGTGATTTTGGAGCTGATGACGGATTGAGGGTGCTAATTGACAAGTCTCTTGTGTTCATCTCTGAAAATGATATAATTCAAATGCATGAGTTAATACAAGAGATGGGAAAATACATAGTGACATTGCAAAAGGAAAGGGGAGAACTCAGCAGACTATGGCTCTCCcaagattttgaaaaattcTCAAATGCAAAAATACAA GGGACCAAGGCAATCGAAGCAATCTGGATACCAGAAATTCAAGACCTAAGCTTTAAAAAAAAGGCCATGAAAGACGTGGAAAAGCTTAGGATATTATACATCAATGGTTTTCATACACATGATGGCTCCAACGATCAGTACCTTCCCAGCAACTTGCGTTGGTTCGACTGTTGTAAGTATCCTTGGGAATCATTGCCAGCCAAATTTGATCCTGACATGCTTGTTCATCTTGATCTCCAGCAGAGTTCACTGTTTCATTTATGGACCGGAACAAAG AAATTTCCTTTTCTACGGAGGCTGGTTCTCAGCCGCTGTGCAAACCTGATGCGAACACCAGATTTCACGGATATGCCAAATTTGGAGTATTTGG GTTGCTCTAATTTAGAGAAATTTCCGAGGATCCGGGGAAAATTGAAGCCGGAGGTAAAGATTCAAGTGCAACGTTCTGGGATAAGGAAACTACCATCAGCTATTATTCAGCACCAGTCTAGTCTTACAGAACTAGATTTGATTGGCATGCAAAACCTTGCAACACTTCCGTGCAGCATTGGCGAGTTAAAACGTTTGGTGAAGCTAAAATTGTCCGACTGCTCAAAACTCAAAATCTTGCCAGAAGAGATAGGTGATTTAGAAAACCTGGAGATACTTGAGGCCAGATGTACTCTAATCTCACAACCTCCGTCTTCCATCGTCCGCTTGAACAGGCTTAAAGTTTTGACTTTTGCAAAACAAAAATCAGAAGTAGGCCTCGAAAACGGAGTGTACTTTTCGTTCCCTCGAGTGAATGAAGGATTGCGCTCATTGGAACATCTGGATCTCAGTTACTGCAATCTAATAAATGAAGGACTTCCAATAGACATTGGATGCCTACACTGTTTGAAAGCGTTGAATCTCAGGGGAAATAATTTTGAGCATTTGCCTCAAAGCATAGCCCGACTTTGTGCTCTTCAATCCTTGGACTTATTAGATTGTAAGAAGCTTACACAACTGCCAGAATTTCCATGGCAATTAGACACAATATACGCCGATTGGAGCAATGATTCAATCTGTAATTCATTGTTTCAGAATATCTCATCATTCCAGCATGACATCTGTGCTTCAGATTCCTTGTCACTAAGAGTGTTTACCAATGAGTGGAAAAATATCCCAAGATGGTTCCACCATAAGGGAAAAGATAAAAGTACATCAATCGAATTGCCTGCAAATTGGTATGCATGTGATAACTTCTTGGGATTTGCTGTATGTTACTCTGGCTGCTTAATAGACACCACAGCTCAATtgttatgtgataaaatgatgccGTGTATCACGCAGTATCTTGCCTTATCCAATCAGTCAGAAGGATTTCTAGAATCTGCTATTCATTTTTTCTTGGTACCTCTTGCTGGATTGTGGGATATATCTAAGGCAAACGGAAAAACACCAAATGATTATAGGCACATTAAGTTATCTTTTTCAGAAGAGATGAAGGAGTTTGGACTTCGTTTGCTGTATAAAGATGAATCTAAGCTTAAGGCCCTGTGTAAAATGACGGGAAATAATGATGAACCAACAGAACACTGCATCGTGAAAAGGAGGG TCTCTTCACAAACTTTGCAGCTCTTGTCTCTCTGGTTCTGCCGAGCCATG GCCTGTGCAGCTGCTAAGGAGTTTGCGCGGCAATTGCCACGGTTAACTAAGCAGGAGCAAGAGACTGAAGATGTTGACAATGTGAGCATTTTTGGACCATAG